The following are from one region of the Halarcobacter sp. genome:
- a CDS encoding NifB/NifX family molybdenum-iron cluster-binding protein produces MITFPVKTDKENAAVSPLFGKAKYFAFYDGKELRVEKNPYEKGSQLVNWFLEKGVDKIVIKEMGSKPFNKVIQTNIKVLFAGEGRVTTSDVIKGFDENLLNELSVDELKNIIKEHEANKKSSSCGSHTHEHNHDHEHDDKKVCHKKIRAQNPYIFK; encoded by the coding sequence ATGATTACATTTCCAGTAAAAACGGATAAAGAAAATGCGGCAGTTTCACCACTGTTTGGTAAAGCAAAATATTTTGCTTTTTATGATGGGAAAGAATTAAGAGTTGAAAAAAACCCTTATGAAAAAGGTTCACAACTTGTAAATTGGTTTTTAGAAAAAGGTGTAGATAAAATAGTTATTAAAGAGATGGGTTCAAAACCTTTTAATAAAGTTATTCAAACTAATATTAAAGTTTTATTTGCAGGAGAAGGTAGAGTAACAACAAGTGATGTTATAAAAGGTTTTGATGAAAATCTATTAAATGAACTTTCAGTAGATGAATTAAAAAATATAATTAAAGAGCATGAAGCAAATAAAAAAAGTTCTTCTTGTGGAAGTCATACCCATGAACATAATCATGACCACGAGCATGATGATAAAAAAGTTTGTCATAAAAAAATTAGAGCACAAAATCCCTATATTTTTAAATAA
- a CDS encoding DUF4492 domain-containing protein: MNKYNKILNLYIDGFKNLTLGKTLWKIVIIKLLIIFTILNLFIYDKSINTEYKSNDQKIEFVYKNLTKE, encoded by the coding sequence ATGAACAAATACAATAAAATATTAAATTTATATATTGATGGTTTTAAAAACCTCACTTTAGGAAAAACTTTATGGAAAATAGTAATTATTAAATTACTTATAATATTTACTATTCTTAATCTCTTTATATATGATAAATCTATAAATACAGAATATAAATCTAATGATCAAAAAATTGAATTTGTTTATAAGAATTTGACAAAGGAATAG
- a CDS encoding fructosamine kinase family protein codes for MFIKTNPYDNDSLIKESRGLELLDKYITTAKNCHLNIPHIYSVTKQELTLEKIIHNYSNKTQMEVFGYSLAKLHQLKFNSYGLDYDNFIGLSEQKNIISNNWGDFFFEYRLLFQVEKIENKIIREDFLTILYKQKEKIINFLNTNTDYASIVHGDLWSGNVLFSNKIYLIDPAVYFADREVDIAMTQLFGGFSSEFYKIYSDTLPLSKEYNNKKIIYNTYHYLNHYNLFGLSYLNDCKNGFSFIDKLFT; via the coding sequence ATGTTTATTAAAACTAATCCTTATGATAATGATTCTTTAATTAAAGAATCAAGAGGATTGGAATTATTAGATAAGTATATTACAACTGCCAAAAATTGTCATTTAAATATACCTCATATTTATAGTGTTACAAAACAAGAACTAACACTAGAAAAAATTATTCATAACTATTCTAATAAAACTCAAATGGAAGTTTTTGGATATTCTTTAGCAAAACTACATCAATTAAAATTTAATTCTTATGGTTTAGATTATGATAACTTTATAGGTTTATCGGAACAAAAAAATATTATTTCAAATAATTGGGGTGATTTTTTCTTTGAATATAGGCTCTTGTTTCAAGTTGAAAAAATTGAAAACAAGATAATAAGAGAGGACTTTTTAACAATACTTTACAAACAAAAAGAAAAGATTATCAATTTTCTAAATACAAATACCGATTATGCTTCTATTGTTCATGGGGATTTATGGTCAGGTAATGTTTTATTTTCAAATAAAATATATCTAATAGATCCAGCAGTATATTTTGCAGATAGGGAAGTGGATATTGCAATGACCCAGTTGTTTGGTGGTTTTTCTAGTGAGTTTTATAAAATATATTCTGACACTTTGCCTTTATCTAAAGAGTATAATAATAAAAAAATTATTTATAATACATATCACTATTTAAATCATTATAATTTATTTGGCTTGTCCTATTTAAATGATTGTAAAAATGGTTTTTCTTTTATTGATAAATTATTTACTTAG
- a CDS encoding class I SAM-dependent methyltransferase, with protein MKLLEENITLTVDENYIIETLSLNDKKILELGCGAATMTQKIASSGFSRDIIACEVDEIQHKKNLKLNIPNIKFLLNGAENIKLKDASIDIIFMFKSFHHIPKELMKKSLQEIKRVLKPNGLVYISEPLFLGKQNELVSIFHNEEEVRIDAFNAIKEFVDNDEIKLFKEFFFQTEVVYKNFEDFKKRQMHVTYNDNNITKEIEEEVKKRYEELSKDELSLLKPFRVDILQKV; from the coding sequence ATGAAACTTCTTGAAGAGAATATTACTTTAACAGTGGATGAAAATTATATTATTGAAACACTAAGTTTAAATGATAAAAAAATCCTTGAACTTGGCTGTGGCGCAGCTACAATGACTCAAAAAATTGCATCATCTGGTTTTAGTAGAGATATTATAGCTTGTGAAGTTGATGAAATTCAACATAAAAAAAATCTAAAACTTAATATTCCAAATATAAAATTTCTACTTAATGGTGCTGAAAATATAAAATTAAAAGATGCTAGTATAGATATTATTTTTATGTTTAAATCTTTTCATCATATACCAAAAGAGTTAATGAAAAAATCATTACAAGAGATTAAAAGAGTATTAAAACCTAATGGCTTAGTATATATTTCTGAACCACTTTTTTTAGGGAAACAAAATGAACTAGTATCTATTTTTCATAATGAAGAAGAGGTAAGAATTGATGCTTTTAATGCCATAAAAGAGTTTGTAGATAACGATGAGATAAAACTATTTAAAGAGTTTTTCTTCCAAACAGAAGTTGTGTATAAAAATTTTGAAGATTTTAAAAAAAGACAAATGCACGTAACATACAATGATAATAATATTACAAAAGAGATAGAAGAAGAAGTTAAAAAAAGATATGAAGAGCTTAGCAAAGATGAGCTATCTTTATTAAAACCTTTTAGAGTAGATATCTTACAAAAAGTATAG
- the cydB gene encoding cytochrome d ubiquinol oxidase subunit II: protein MFEELTLLQLQQYWWIIISLLGGLFAFIMFVQGGQTLLGRISKGDEVLKTMLINSLGRKWELGFTTLVLFGGALFAAFPLFYSTSFGGAYWVWMAILFCFIIQAVSYEYRKKADNFLGQKTYEVFLYINGSLGVILLGTAIATFFSGSNFIIDENNFSHWQSSLRGLEAAFSLFNLSLGFALFFLVRITGALYFINNIDNETIRQRAIKSIKIDMPIFLGFFLIFLFFLFTKEGFAYDSNGIVYIQEYKYLINFIEMPIVFCMFILGVLFVVIAVFLTIHFNKTCCIKTGGVGVVLTVMALFLNVGLNNTSYYPSLSSLQSSLTIVNSSGSHYTLTTMSYVSLMVPFVLAYIIYVWYQMDRVKITKEEMENSSHNY, encoded by the coding sequence ATGTTTGAAGAACTTACACTATTACAATTACAACAATATTGGTGGATAATAATCTCTTTACTTGGTGGTCTTTTTGCTTTTATAATGTTTGTTCAAGGTGGACAAACATTATTGGGACGAATCTCAAAAGGTGATGAAGTTTTAAAAACAATGCTTATAAATTCACTTGGTAGAAAATGGGAATTAGGGTTTACAACACTGGTTCTTTTTGGTGGAGCATTATTTGCAGCTTTTCCTCTATTTTACTCTACAAGTTTTGGTGGAGCATATTGGGTTTGGATGGCAATTTTATTTTGTTTTATTATCCAAGCAGTTAGTTATGAGTATAGAAAGAAAGCAGATAATTTTTTAGGACAAAAAACTTATGAAGTATTTTTATATATAAATGGAAGTTTAGGTGTTATTCTTTTAGGTACTGCAATAGCAACATTTTTTTCAGGTTCAAATTTTATTATTGATGAAAATAATTTTTCCCACTGGCAAAGCTCTTTACGAGGTTTAGAAGCTGCATTTAGTCTTTTTAATCTATCTTTAGGTTTTGCTCTTTTCTTTTTGGTTAGAATTACAGGAGCTTTATATTTTATAAATAATATAGATAATGAAACTATTAGACAAAGAGCAATAAAAAGTATAAAAATTGATATGCCAATATTTTTAGGTTTCTTTCTAATATTCTTGTTTTTTCTTTTTACAAAAGAGGGCTTTGCTTATGATTCAAATGGAATAGTTTATATTCAAGAGTATAAATATCTTATAAATTTTATTGAGATGCCAATTGTTTTTTGTATGTTTATATTGGGTGTTTTATTTGTTGTGATTGCAGTATTTTTAACAATACATTTTAATAAAACATGTTGCATAAAAACAGGTGGTGTAGGTGTAGTTTTAACAGTGATGGCACTATTTTTAAATGTAGGATTAAACAATACCTCATATTATCCATCCCTTTCTAGTTTACAAAGTTCTTTAACTATAGTAAATAGTTCAGGAAGCCATTATACTTTAACAACAATGTCTTATGTTTCGTTGATGGTACCTTTTGTTTTAGCCTATATTATTTATGTTTGGTATCAAATGGATAGAGTAAAAATTACAAAAGAAGAGATGGAAAACTCTTCTCACAACTATTAG
- a CDS encoding fumarate hydratase: MGKITENDIKQSIADAVQYISYYHPEDFVKGMVEAYEKEKSESAKNAIGQILINSKMCAMGHRPLCQDTGSVNVFIKVGTKAQLDIQNELEDIINAGVAQGYTHPDNTLRYSIVSDPAGERKNTKNNTPAVIHYSIDNSDKIEITVAAKGGGSENKSKFTVLNPSDDIYTWVMDNVAQMGAGWCPPGILGIGIGGNPEKAMLMAKESLMGHVDIHELKERGPKNAVEELRLRLYEDINKIGIGAQGLGGITTVLDVKILDYPCHAASLPVAMIPNCAATRHIHFELDGNGAAKFEKPDLDLWPDIELPMDTIKKVNIEDLTKEKLQEFKSGDTLLLSGKILTARDAAHKKIVEYKNAGKPLPNGVDLKDRFIYYVGPVDPVRDEKVGPAGPTTSTRMDKFTKDMMEIGIMGMIGKAERKQPTIDLIKEYKSMYLIATGGAAYLISQSIKDAKVLAFEEMGMEAIYEFEVKDMPVTVAVDTEGNSIHTTGPAKWRAI, from the coding sequence ATGGGAAAAATCACAGAAAATGATATAAAACAAAGTATAGCAGATGCAGTACAATATATTTCGTACTACCATCCAGAAGATTTCGTAAAAGGGATGGTAGAAGCATATGAAAAAGAGAAAAGTGAATCAGCAAAAAATGCAATCGGACAAATATTAATAAACTCAAAAATGTGTGCAATGGGACATAGACCTTTATGTCAAGATACAGGAAGTGTAAATGTATTTATAAAAGTTGGTACAAAAGCACAGCTTGATATTCAAAATGAATTAGAAGATATTATCAACGCAGGTGTGGCACAAGGATATACACACCCTGATAACACTTTAAGATATTCAATTGTAAGTGACCCAGCAGGTGAAAGAAAAAATACTAAAAATAATACTCCAGCAGTAATTCATTATAGTATTGATAACTCAGATAAAATAGAAATCACAGTTGCAGCTAAAGGTGGAGGAAGTGAAAATAAATCTAAATTCACTGTTTTAAATCCATCAGATGATATCTATACTTGGGTTATGGATAATGTAGCTCAAATGGGAGCTGGATGGTGTCCTCCAGGAATCTTAGGTATTGGTATTGGTGGAAACCCAGAAAAAGCAATGCTTATGGCTAAAGAATCTTTAATGGGTCATGTTGATATTCATGAACTAAAAGAAAGAGGACCTAAGAATGCAGTTGAAGAGTTAAGACTAAGATTATATGAAGATATTAATAAAATTGGTATTGGTGCACAAGGACTTGGTGGTATCACAACTGTATTAGATGTAAAAATCTTAGATTACCCATGTCACGCCGCTTCATTACCAGTAGCTATGATTCCAAACTGTGCAGCTACTAGACATATTCATTTTGAATTAGATGGTAATGGAGCAGCTAAATTTGAGAAACCAGATTTAGACCTATGGCCAGATATTGAATTACCAATGGATACTATTAAAAAAGTAAATATTGAAGATTTAACAAAAGAGAAACTACAAGAGTTTAAATCAGGTGATACGTTACTATTATCTGGAAAAATCTTAACTGCAAGAGATGCAGCACATAAGAAAATTGTTGAATACAAAAATGCTGGTAAACCACTTCCAAATGGAGTAGATTTAAAAGATAGATTTATCTACTATGTTGGACCAGTTGATCCAGTAAGAGATGAGAAAGTTGGACCTGCTGGACCTACTACATCTACAAGAATGGATAAATTTACAAAAGACATGATGGAAATTGGAATCATGGGAATGATTGGTAAAGCTGAAAGAAAGCAACCTACAATTGATTTAATTAAAGAGTACAAATCAATGTATTTAATTGCAACAGGTGGAGCAGCTTATTTAATTTCACAATCTATTAAAGATGCAAAAGTATTAGCATTTGAAGAGATGGGAATGGAAGCTATCTATGAATTTGAGGTAAAAGACATGCCTGTTACTGTTGCTGTTGACACAGAGGGTAACTCTATTCATACTACTGGGCCTGCTAAGTGGAGAGCTATTTAG
- the fumC gene encoding class II fumarate hydratase has translation MDFRIEKDTMGEMKVPNDKYWAAQTQRSVENFPIGNEKMPSEVVEGFAYLKKACAIVNNKLERLDDIKCNAIVSACKEVIEGKLEGNFPLVVWQTGSGTQSNMNMNEVVANRATEILGKDFREEKLVHPNDDVNKGQSSNDTYPTAMRISFVLELQKQLIPAIKKLKDTLQAKSEEFKSIVKIGRTHLQDATPLTLGQELSGYVDMLEKALMQVDDSLKYLVELAIGGTAVGTGLNSHPEFSQMVCEVLNEQTNTQYKFKSHPNKFHALTSHDGEVFLSGALNALAANLMKIANDVRWLASGPRCGIGELNIPENEPGSSIMPGKVNPTQSEAMTMVAVQVMGNHTTVSVAASQGNFELNVFKPVIAYNILQSIKLLSDTMHAFNDKCAVGIEPNNENIEKYLNDSLMLVTALNPYIGYENAAKIAKTAHKNGTTLKDEAIALGLLSSEEFDKYVKPEEMTYPKK, from the coding sequence ATGGATTTTAGAATTGAAAAAGATACTATGGGAGAGATGAAAGTCCCAAATGATAAATACTGGGCTGCCCAAACACAAAGAAGTGTTGAAAACTTTCCAATTGGTAATGAAAAAATGCCATCAGAAGTTGTAGAGGGTTTTGCCTACCTTAAAAAAGCTTGCGCAATAGTAAACAATAAATTAGAAAGATTAGATGATATAAAATGTAATGCTATTGTAAGTGCTTGTAAAGAGGTTATTGAAGGTAAACTTGAAGGAAACTTTCCTTTAGTTGTTTGGCAAACAGGTTCAGGAACACAATCAAATATGAATATGAATGAAGTTGTAGCAAATAGAGCAACTGAGATTTTAGGAAAAGATTTTAGAGAAGAGAAACTTGTACATCCAAATGATGATGTAAACAAAGGTCAAAGTTCAAATGATACTTACCCTACTGCTATGAGAATCTCATTTGTTTTAGAGTTACAAAAACAACTAATTCCTGCAATTAAAAAACTAAAAGATACACTTCAAGCAAAAAGTGAAGAGTTTAAATCAATAGTAAAAATAGGAAGAACACATTTACAAGATGCTACACCTTTAACTCTTGGTCAAGAGTTATCAGGATATGTTGATATGCTTGAAAAAGCTTTAATGCAAGTTGATGATAGTTTAAAATATCTTGTAGAACTTGCAATTGGTGGAACTGCTGTTGGAACTGGTCTTAACTCACACCCAGAGTTTTCTCAAATGGTTTGCGAAGTTTTAAATGAACAAACAAATACTCAATACAAATTTAAATCTCATCCAAATAAATTCCATGCATTAACCTCTCATGATGGAGAAGTATTTTTAAGTGGTGCATTAAATGCTCTTGCAGCAAACCTAATGAAAATAGCAAATGATGTTAGATGGTTAGCATCAGGTCCTAGATGTGGAATTGGTGAACTTAATATTCCTGAAAATGAACCAGGAAGTTCTATTATGCCAGGAAAAGTTAACCCAACACAAAGTGAAGCTATGACGATGGTTGCTGTACAAGTTATGGGAAATCATACAACTGTATCAGTTGCAGCTAGTCAGGGTAACTTTGAACTAAATGTATTTAAACCAGTTATTGCATATAACATTTTACAATCAATCAAATTGCTAAGTGATACTATGCACGCATTTAATGACAAATGTGCAGTTGGTATTGAACCAAACAATGAAAATATAGAAAAATACTTAAACGATTCACTTATGCTTGTAACTGCTTTAAACCCATATATTGGTTACGAAAATGCAGCAAAAATTGCAAAAACTGCCCATAAAAATGGTACAACATTAAAAGATGAAGCTATTGCTTTGGGATTATTAAGTTCTGAAGAGTTTGATAAATATGTCAAACCAGAAGAGATGACTTATCCAAAAAAATAA
- a CDS encoding cytochrome ubiquinol oxidase subunit I, which produces MEEHLIDWSRAQFALTAIYHWLFVPLTLGLGFIVAFMETIYVKTGDEFWKKITKFWMGLFAINFAIGVATGIIMEFEFGTNWANYSWFVGDIFGAPLAVEGILAFFMESTFFAVMFFGWDKVSKGFHLLSTWLVAIGSNLSALWILVANGWMQYPVGMKFNPDTVRNEMSNFWDVILSPVAIIKFLHTISSGYIVASLFVVGISAWFLLKRREITFAKRSIVVGAVFGVITSIFVILTGDESAHQVALKQPVKLAAMEGLYEGKEKAGLVGIGVLNPKKSVNNDEETYLFELEAPYALSFLAYHDINAFVPGLKDLVYGNKEYEIESVESKIQKGKIAIEALKNYKDAKKENDILTMQKYEKTLEENIKYFGYGHLKKPEDVVPPVAITFYSFHIMVALGSWFLVLFSLILYFTLKRDILLRKKLLISAVASIPLGYIASEAGWIVAEVGRQPWAIQDLMPVGIAVTDIASSNVQITFFMFAFLFTALLIAEIKIMLKQIKLGIEGGH; this is translated from the coding sequence ATGGAAGAGCATTTAATAGATTGGTCTAGGGCTCAATTTGCTTTAACTGCAATATACCATTGGCTTTTTGTTCCATTAACTCTTGGATTAGGTTTTATTGTTGCTTTTATGGAAACAATATATGTTAAAACAGGCGACGAGTTTTGGAAGAAGATTACAAAATTTTGGATGGGATTATTTGCTATTAATTTTGCAATAGGTGTTGCAACAGGTATTATAATGGAGTTTGAGTTTGGTACAAACTGGGCAAATTACTCTTGGTTTGTTGGTGATATTTTTGGAGCACCTTTAGCTGTTGAAGGTATATTAGCCTTTTTTATGGAATCAACATTTTTTGCTGTAATGTTTTTTGGTTGGGACAAAGTTAGTAAAGGGTTTCACCTTTTATCTACTTGGTTAGTTGCAATTGGTTCAAACTTGAGTGCACTTTGGATTTTAGTTGCTAATGGTTGGATGCAGTATCCTGTGGGAATGAAGTTTAATCCTGACACGGTAAGAAATGAGATGTCTAATTTTTGGGATGTTATTCTTTCTCCTGTTGCAATTATTAAGTTTTTACATACCATATCAAGTGGTTATATAGTTGCTTCTTTATTTGTTGTTGGTATCTCTGCTTGGTTTTTACTAAAAAGAAGAGAAATTACGTTTGCAAAAAGGTCAATTGTTGTAGGAGCTGTATTTGGAGTAATAACTTCAATATTTGTAATTCTAACAGGTGATGAATCGGCTCACCAAGTTGCACTTAAACAACCAGTAAAATTAGCAGCAATGGAAGGTTTATATGAAGGGAAAGAAAAAGCTGGATTAGTAGGAATAGGGGTATTAAATCCTAAAAAGAGTGTAAATAATGATGAAGAAACATATCTTTTTGAACTAGAGGCACCTTATGCCTTATCCTTTTTAGCCTATCATGATATAAATGCTTTTGTTCCTGGACTAAAAGATTTAGTTTATGGAAATAAAGAATATGAAATTGAATCTGTAGAATCAAAAATACAAAAAGGGAAAATAGCAATTGAGGCATTAAAGAATTATAAAGATGCTAAAAAAGAGAATGATATTTTAACTATGCAAAAATATGAAAAAACTTTAGAAGAAAATATTAAATATTTTGGATATGGACATTTGAAAAAACCTGAAGATGTTGTACCACCTGTAGCTATAACTTTTTATTCATTTCATATAATGGTTGCTTTAGGGTCTTGGTTTTTAGTTCTTTTTAGTTTGATTTTATATTTTACTTTGAAAAGAGATATTTTATTAAGAAAAAAACTACTTATTAGTGCAGTTGCTTCTATACCTTTAGGTTATATTGCAAGTGAAGCAGGATGGATAGTTGCAGAAGTTGGAAGACAACCTTGGGCAATACAAGATTTAATGCCAGTTGGAATTGCCGTAACTGATATTGCATCTTCTAATGTACAAATTACCTTTTTTATGTTTGCTTTTCTTTTCACAGCACTTTTAATTGCTGAGATAAAAATCATGTTAAAACAGATTAAACTTGGAATAGAAGGAGGGCACTAA
- a CDS encoding methyl-accepting chemotaxis protein, translating to MNNLSLKNKIILILALPILAIIFLSGQNVYEKIKEKKALEKSKEYIELSLLSSHLLKSLQEEREYSLIFINSYGKEFSNELDTIRKSSDEKIKKIENFLTTFDFRNYSNEIEKKIIDIKKDFNKLKIIREKIDKISLSDSELLDFYRLLNNKVLFFIDDSQTYNNDGILSKKLQAYLAIVNITEFASVERRVLRDIFEKGVLQYKDYEEYVTTVSSQNLYFSLYLEVLSQKEQKELLKDLENCESCKQTDNFREIIENKAIKDEIISRVTSLAGFGGFIQTFKDYLLNKDSKSLNKLQRYHSSISRELNKYRRIKGITKEEKRLVKTLKNIFDEYMGYTLDIQEAITNGKTTSEINDSIQINDLEAINALKQLNNNIYGVDYNKWFETSTKRIEFFSKKGEDISNEIEEYIENKTNQLSSSFTSTSIIVLVLILLVFIVTSYITRKIVSALKEFEKGLEYSFQYVIREKDYLKPIEVNGKDEFSKMNQHMNEQMQKVKSIIEQDRNVVAEISDVVEKVSNGFLEYNINQKGATNEVESLRVIINQMITYTKQKVDNINLVLDNYAVGKYDFRLSEKQKIGMYGDFGSLSAGSVLLGQSISQLIAMITNAGKELQSNTKVLTASSNSLSNSANEQASSLEETAASIEQITSNMKSSSNDVSKMLTISDELNQTAKIGNEQALKTVSSMDEINEKVSAISEAISVIDQISFQTNILSLNAAVEAATAGEAGKGFAVVAQEVRNLAGRSAEAAKIIKTLVEEASNKSFEGKEITNNMIKGYGKLSSKIEDTKSIIDNVSTAIKEQEDGMVQINDAITTLDMMTQKNATTSSNIDNLSREVEELSSRLLGITQKAQINEKYYFMVDDVDLIQNISKYKNDHINFKKKHFSFLNEFRDIDVTKSTNCNLGKWIVDTQENQKEFTNSSEWNILKEKHEAVHNAVQIFMDLNAKKANNNELKEKAKYIEELTSEIFNCLNDIAVVNTKLIRKA from the coding sequence ATGAATAATCTATCTTTAAAAAATAAAATAATACTTATTTTGGCTTTACCAATTTTAGCAATAATTTTTTTATCTGGTCAAAATGTATATGAAAAAATTAAAGAAAAAAAAGCTCTCGAAAAATCAAAAGAATATATAGAATTATCACTACTTTCAAGTCATTTATTAAAATCATTACAAGAGGAAAGAGAATATAGTTTAATATTTATTAATAGTTATGGAAAAGAGTTTTCTAACGAATTAGATACTATTAGAAAAAGCTCTGATGAAAAGATTAAAAAAATTGAAAATTTCTTAACTACTTTTGATTTTAGAAACTATTCAAATGAGATTGAAAAAAAGATTATTGATATAAAAAAAGATTTTAATAAACTCAAAATTATAAGGGAAAAAATTGATAAAATCTCTTTAAGTGATAGTGAATTACTAGATTTTTATAGACTTTTAAATAATAAAGTTTTGTTTTTTATTGATGATTCTCAAACATACAATAATGATGGTATTTTATCAAAAAAATTACAAGCATATTTAGCTATTGTAAATATTACAGAGTTTGCATCTGTTGAAAGAAGGGTATTAAGAGATATATTTGAAAAAGGTGTACTTCAATATAAGGATTATGAAGAATATGTAACAACTGTTTCATCTCAAAATTTGTATTTTTCTTTGTATTTAGAAGTATTAAGTCAAAAAGAGCAAAAAGAGTTATTAAAAGATTTAGAAAATTGCGAAAGTTGTAAGCAAACAGATAACTTTAGAGAGATAATAGAAAATAAAGCTATTAAAGATGAAATAATCTCAAGAGTTACAAGTTTGGCAGGTTTTGGAGGTTTTATTCAAACTTTTAAAGATTATTTATTAAATAAAGATTCAAAAAGTTTAAATAAATTACAAAGATACCACTCTAGTATCTCAAGAGAATTAAACAAATATAGAAGAATAAAAGGTATAACAAAAGAGGAAAAAAGATTAGTTAAAACTTTAAAAAATATATTTGATGAATATATGGGATATACACTTGATATACAAGAAGCTATAACAAACGGAAAAACAACAAGTGAAATTAATGATTCTATACAAATTAACGATTTGGAAGCTATTAATGCTTTAAAACAACTAAATAACAATATTTATGGAGTTGATTATAATAAATGGTTTGAAACTTCAACAAAACGAATAGAGTTTTTTTCTAAAAAAGGGGAAGATATTTCAAATGAAATAGAGGAGTATATTGAAAATAAAACAAATCAATTATCAAGTAGCTTTACTTCAACTTCTATAATAGTTTTAGTTTTAATTTTACTAGTATTTATTGTAACTAGTTATATTACAAGAAAAATTGTTAGCGCACTTAAAGAGTTTGAAAAAGGATTAGAATATTCTTTTCAGTATGTAATTAGAGAAAAAGATTATTTAAAACCTATTGAAGTTAATGGTAAAGATGAGTTTTCAAAAATGAATCAACATATGAATGAGCAAATGCAAAAAGTTAAATCAATAATTGAGCAAGATAGAAATGTAGTAGCTGAGATTTCAGATGTTGTTGAAAAAGTTTCAAATGGATTTTTAGAATATAATATCAATCAAAAAGGTGCAACAAATGAGGTTGAATCTTTAAGAGTTATAATAAATCAAATGATAACTTATACAAAACAAAAAGTTGATAATATAAATCTAGTATTAGATAATTATGCTGTTGGTAAATACGATTTTAGATTATCAGAAAAACAAAAAATTGGTATGTACGGAGATTTTGGTAGTTTGTCTGCTGGTTCTGTTCTTTTAGGACAATCTATCTCTCAACTTATTGCTATGATTACAAATGCTGGAAAAGAGTTACAAAGTAATACAAAAGTTTTAACCGCTTCATCAAATAGTTTATCAAATAGTGCAAATGAACAAGCTAGTTCTTTGGAAGAAACAGCAGCATCAATAGAACAAATCACAAGTAATATGAAATCTAGTAGTAATGATGTATCAAAAATGCTTACTATCTCTGATGAATTAAATCAAACAGCAAAAATAGGTAATGAACAAGCTTTAAAAACTGTTTCTTCAATGGATGAGATAAATGAAAAAGTTAGTGCAATTAGTGAAGCTATATCTGTAATTGATCAAATATCATTTCAAACAAATATTCTTTCTCTTAATGCAGCAGTTGAAGCTGCAACAGCAGGTGAAGCAGGAAAAGGCTTTGCTGTTGTTGCCCAAGAGGTTAGAAATCTTGCAGGACGAAGTGCTGAAGCTGCAAAAATTATTAAAACTTTAGTTGAAGAAGCTTCAAATAAATCCTTTGAAGGTAAAGAGATTACTAATAATATGATTAAAGGTTATGGAAAGCTTTCATCAAAAATTGAAGATACTAAAAGTATAATTGACAATGTATCTACAGCTATAAAAGAGCAAGAAGATGGAATGGTTCAAATAAATGATGCAATAACTACTTTAGATATGATGACACAAAAAAATGCTACAACATCTTCAAATATTGATAATTTATCAAGGGAAGTAGAAGAGTTGTCTTCAAGATTATTAGGTATTACTCAAAAAGCACAAATAAATGAAAAATACTATTTTATGGTTGATGATGTAGATTTAATCCAAAATATTTCAAAATATAAAAATGATCATATAAACTTTAAGAAAAAGCATTTTTCTTTTTTAAATGAGTTTAGAGATATAGATGTTACAAAATCTACAAATTGTAATTTAGGAAAATGGATAGTTGATACACAAGAAAACCAAAAAGAGTTTACTAACTCTTCTGAATGGAATATTTTAAAAGAAAAGCATGAAGCAGTACACAATGCTGTACAAATATTTATGGATTTAAATGCTAAAAAAGCAAATAATAATGAATTAAAAGAAAAAGCTAAATATATTGAAGAATTAACTTCAGAAATTTTTAATTGCTTAAATGATATTGCAGTTGTTAATACTAAACTAATAAGAAAAGCCTAA